CGCCGCCGAACGAGCCGCGGCCCTGGCTGGCGCGGAAGCCGCCGCGCCCGGCGGGTTCGGTGATGCGCTCGATGGCGTCGTTCACGCGGTGCTCGCCGCGCTCGCTGTCCACGTCGCGCACCACGTCGGCCTGCGCCACGATCCCCACCAGCCGCCCCTCGCGATCGGTGATCGGCACGCGCCGCACCTGCTCGCGCTCCATCACCCGGAGGATGTCGGCCACCGTGTCGTTCTTGTTGCAGGCCTCCACCTCGGTGGTCATCACCTCGCTCACCTTGGTGCTGCGCGCGTCCATCCCCTCGGCCACCGCGCGGATGGTGATGTCGCGGTCGGTGACCACGCCGCGCAGGCGGCGGTTCTGCTCGCTGTCCACCACGGGAATGATGCCCACGTTCAGGTCGCGCATCTTGGCCGCGGCGTCGGCCAGCGAGCTCTCGGGCGTCACGCACTCGGGATTGTCGGTCATGATCTCGGAGGCGCGCATGCGGCGCGTCTCGTCCTGCTGCTGGCCGCCCCAGCTGCCGCCCGCCGCGCCGCCGCGGCTCAGCCCGCCGCCCATGCCGGTGTCGCGCGCGCCCCAGTCGTTCCCCATCCCGCCGCCGGTCTCGAAGTCGCTCCCCGAGCCGCCACCGCGGGTGTAGTCGTAGCCGCCGCCGGCGCCGTATCCCCCGCCGGTGTATCCGTAGTCGTTGCCGCGCCCGGGCGAGTATCCCCCGCCGGTCTCGTAGCCGTAGCTGGCGCCGCTCAGGTAGTCACCGCCGTAGCCGCGGGTCAGGCCGCCGCTGCGCCAGCCGCCGGGGTTGCCGGCCCAGCCGCTGCCGTAGTCGCGGTCGTAGCTTCCGCCGCCGGTGCCGAAGCCGCTGCGGCCGCGGTGCCAGGCCCCGCCGAAGTCGTCCTGCTCCTGCGCGTCGGCGCCCATCCCGCCGTACTGGCTTCCGCCGAACTGGCCGCCGCCGCGGCCGCCGCGATCCTGGCCACCGCGCCAGTGCGCGCCGAACTGGTCGCTGCCGCCGTAGAAGCCGGAGCCGCCGCCCGTGCCCTCGTTCCCCTGCATCCCCCACCCGTCGCGGTCGAAGTCCCGTCCGTAGCGTGCCATGCTCACCCTCCCTCGGTTGAGTGATCCAGCGGCGCAGCCGGCGCCGTTTCCCGCCCGTGCTCATCCCCGGTGCGAACAACGGGGAAGGAAGGCTGGACGGGTGCAAGATGCGCACCCCGGAGACATGGATTTCGGCGTGGGGACGGGGAACTGATCTGATCTCACGCGGAGACGCGGAGGCGCAGAGAACTCGCTGCGGGGAAAGCACTTGCGCACTCGGCATCAATCCTGGCCCGCCTGCTGGCCACTCTGACGGGCACCGATGCCAGCGCTTCGCACGGAAATGCGGGTGGGAGTCCGCGAAGGCGGACTTCGGGCCGTGGTTGCCGCGAATTCATTCGCCCGGGCTACCTTGGCCTAGCCCGGCCCCCGAGCCGCGCGCCGCTGCCGGACCCACACGACGATGAGCCCGATGATGCCGATGGCCGCGAAGCTGAACCACTGCACCGCGTAGCTCAGGTGCGGCCCGTTGTCGAGCGGGGGGGTGGGAACGCGCACCGGCGGCCGTCCGGCCGCGCCCGAATCGGGAAGCTGCTGCACGTACAGCGGCAGCACCGGCCGCGGCGACCTGCGGCGCAGCACGTCCAGGTCGAGCCGGCGGTAGGTGGTGACGCGCTTTCCGCCGACGGTCGTCTCCGCGGGCTGGCCGCCGGCCTGGGTGTTCCGCGGCACCTCCATGAACAGCCCGACTATGGTGCGCTCCCCCGGCTCGGCGTACGGCCGCGCGTCCACCGTGGCCGCGTCGGGCGAGGGCACCCACCCGCGGTTCACCAGCAGCGCCTGCGGGACGTGGGGGACGAGGATCGGAGTGACGATGTGCACGCCCGGGTTGCCGTCGCTCGAGCGCCCGCGCAGGACGATGTCGCCCGCCGGGTCGTACGTGCCGGTCACGCGGACCTTGCGGTTGATGAACAACTCGGGCTGGCGCTCCACGGCCGCGGCCGTCAGCGAGTCGAAGTCCAGCGTGGGCATGCGCAGCGCCACCTCGACGGCGTGGTTGCGGGCCTTGCGCTGCTGCAGCCGGTCCAGCTGCCAGAAGCCCAGCCGCACGCACAGCGCGCACATCCCCAGCACGAACGCGGCGGCCAGCACGCCGCGAAGAGTCACACGCATCAGCGGTCGGAAGCGACAGGAAATCGGGAGTGGGATGTCCGGCGGGGAATCTACGCCCGCCGCCGCCAATCGCCATTCACCCCCGCCCGGATGGGGAACGGGCGAATGATTTCGCCGGCAACAGCAGCACAAAGTCCCTTCGGGACTGCCGCCCAGCCTCGTGGCGATGAGCCGGGGTTGGTGCGGCAGAGAATCCGCCCCTCGCCTGACGATCAGGCGAGGGGCGGATTCTGCTGTCCGAACATCTCCAATCATCCTGGGCGAGACCGCTCAGACGCACTCCTCGTTACAGGTCGGATAACCCCAGGGGCAGGTGACGTTCACCGAGCAGACGAGCGGGTCGCAAGTGCCGGGACACGTCTGGGCGCAGGTGTCCGGCCCGTTGGCGGGATCGCAGGAGATCCAGTAGGTAGAGCCGCAGTTCGGCGCGCACGATTCCACGTACCAGGTGTGCGGGCTCTCGTACCCGTGGACCGTGCGCCTGCCGGCCTGCGCGGCCGTGGTGGCGAACGACTCCACGCGCAGGTCGTCCATCTTCAGCTTTTTCATCGCTCCTCCCGATTCGCGAAAGGAAGCCCGCCCGCATTCCGCGGGACGAGCGCACGCCTCTCCCTGCCGCGCAGCAAAGCGCGTATAAGGAGTTGGGAACGATGACATTCGGCCGAAACGTCA
The nucleotide sequence above comes from Longimicrobium sp.. Encoded proteins:
- a CDS encoding CBS domain-containing protein — its product is MARYGRDFDRDGWGMQGNEGTGGGSGFYGGSDQFGAHWRGGQDRGGRGGGQFGGSQYGGMGADAQEQDDFGGAWHRGRSGFGTGGGSYDRDYGSGWAGNPGGWRSGGLTRGYGGDYLSGASYGYETGGGYSPGRGNDYGYTGGGYGAGGGYDYTRGGGSGSDFETGGGMGNDWGARDTGMGGGLSRGGAAGGSWGGQQQDETRRMRASEIMTDNPECVTPESSLADAAAKMRDLNVGIIPVVDSEQNRRLRGVVTDRDITIRAVAEGMDARSTKVSEVMTTEVEACNKNDTVADILRVMEREQVRRVPITDREGRLVGIVAQADVVRDVDSERGEHRVNDAIERITEPAGRGGFRASQGRGSFGG
- a CDS encoding SURF1 family protein — encoded protein: MRVTLRGVLAAAFVLGMCALCVRLGFWQLDRLQQRKARNHAVEVALRMPTLDFDSLTAAAVERQPELFINRKVRVTGTYDPAGDIVLRGRSSDGNPGVHIVTPILVPHVPQALLVNRGWVPSPDAATVDARPYAEPGERTIVGLFMEVPRNTQAGGQPAETTVGGKRVTTYRRLDLDVLRRRSPRPVLPLYVQQLPDSGAAGRPPVRVPTPPLDNGPHLSYAVQWFSFAAIGIIGLIVVWVRQRRAARGPG
- a CDS encoding pinensin family lanthipeptide — translated: MKKLKMDDLRVESFATTAAQAGRRTVHGYESPHTWYVESCAPNCGSTYWISCDPANGPDTCAQTCPGTCDPLVCSVNVTCPWGYPTCNEECV